Proteins encoded together in one Lysinibacillus sp. FSL K6-0232 window:
- the eno gene encoding phosphopyruvate hydratase — protein MPFITQVYAREVLDSRGNPTVEVEVFTESGAFGRAIVPSGASTGEYEAVELRDGDKSRYLGKGVLKAVENVNTTIAQELEGNYSVLDQVVIDKALIELDGTENKGKLGANAILGVSMAVAHAAADYLDVPLYQYLGGFNSKQLPVPMMNILNGGAHADNNVDIQEFMVMPVGAESFRHALRIGAEIFHNLKAVLKEKGYNTAVGDEGGFAPNLGSNEEAITVILEAIEKAGYKPGEEVKLAMDVASSELFNKEDGKYHLDGEGVVKTSEEMVDWYEELTNKYPIISIEDGLDENDWAGHKLLTERIGSRVQLVGDDLFVTNTKKLAAGIEQGVGNSILIKVNQIGTLTETFEAIEMAKRAGYTAVISHRSGESEDATIADIAVATNAGQIKTGAPSRTDRVAKYNQLLRIEDQLGVTAEYLGLSSFYNLK, from the coding sequence ATGCCATTTATTACACAAGTTTATGCGCGCGAAGTTTTAGACTCACGTGGGAATCCAACAGTAGAGGTTGAAGTATTTACAGAATCAGGCGCTTTTGGTCGCGCTATCGTACCATCAGGTGCATCAACAGGTGAATACGAAGCGGTAGAATTACGCGATGGTGACAAATCTCGTTACCTAGGCAAAGGTGTATTAAAAGCAGTTGAAAATGTCAATACAACGATTGCACAAGAACTAGAAGGAAATTACTCTGTTCTTGATCAAGTTGTTATTGACAAAGCTTTAATCGAGCTAGATGGCACAGAAAATAAAGGTAAGCTAGGTGCTAACGCAATTTTAGGTGTATCAATGGCAGTTGCACATGCTGCGGCAGATTATTTAGATGTACCTCTTTATCAATATCTTGGTGGGTTTAACTCTAAGCAATTACCAGTACCAATGATGAACATCTTAAATGGTGGCGCACATGCAGATAATAATGTAGATATCCAAGAATTTATGGTGATGCCTGTAGGTGCAGAATCTTTCCGCCATGCATTACGCATTGGTGCTGAAATTTTCCATAACTTAAAAGCTGTTCTAAAAGAAAAAGGCTATAATACAGCAGTTGGCGATGAAGGTGGTTTCGCACCAAACCTTGGCTCTAACGAAGAAGCAATCACAGTTATTTTAGAAGCAATTGAAAAAGCTGGCTATAAACCAGGCGAGGAAGTAAAACTTGCAATGGACGTAGCATCTTCTGAGCTATTCAATAAAGAAGATGGCAAATACCACTTAGATGGTGAAGGTGTTGTCAAAACATCTGAAGAAATGGTTGATTGGTATGAAGAATTAACAAATAAATACCCAATTATTTCAATTGAAGATGGCTTAGATGAAAATGACTGGGCTGGACATAAACTATTAACAGAGCGTATCGGTAGCCGCGTACAATTAGTAGGCGACGATCTATTTGTAACAAATACAAAAAAATTAGCAGCAGGTATTGAGCAGGGTGTAGGGAACTCTATCCTTATTAAAGTAAACCAAATCGGTACATTAACAGAAACATTTGAAGCAATTGAAATGGCGAAACGTGCTGGCTATACAGCTGTTATCTCTCACCGCTCTGGTGAATCAGAGGATGCAACAATTGCTGATATTGCAGTTGCAACAAATGCTGGACAAATTAAAACAGGTGCGCCATCTCGTACAGACCGTGTTGCAAAATACAACCAACTTCTTCGCATTGAAGATCAGCTTGGTGTAACAGCTGAGTACCTTGGTTTAAGCTCATTCTATAACTTGAAGTAA
- a CDS encoding DUF6241 domain-containing protein, whose translation MKRKTKSAIVIIAVLVTFGGIFGYFKFTEQKEKPTPEKATVTVENDGVALEDKKVTKEELLYPDNLVESKVNETIHSMSHQKVEASVKWGHEQITQEKIDRLLAVCKMNDYKFNELYIPILERWSKGDFSHAVEDHNAIWEMQGGEDSRNSGRATRLMTPAEEKAYIENNLKFDLYDGTH comes from the coding sequence ATGAAAAGAAAAACAAAGTCTGCAATTGTTATCATTGCAGTATTGGTCACTTTTGGAGGAATTTTTGGTTACTTCAAATTTACTGAACAAAAGGAGAAACCTACGCCAGAAAAAGCAACTGTAACTGTTGAGAATGATGGAGTAGCGCTTGAAGATAAAAAAGTTACAAAAGAGGAATTGCTTTATCCTGACAATTTAGTAGAAAGCAAAGTAAACGAAACTATCCATAGCATGTCTCATCAAAAAGTTGAAGCTAGTGTAAAATGGGGTCATGAGCAAATAACGCAAGAAAAAATTGACCGATTGTTGGCTGTATGTAAAATGAACGATTATAAATTTAACGAACTTTACATTCCAATATTGGAAAGATGGTCGAAAGGTGATTTTTCTCATGCTGTAGAAGATCATAACGCAATTTGGGAGATGCAAGGTGGCGAAGATTCAAGAAATTCAGGGAGAGCAACTCGTTTAATGACTCCTGCTGAAGAGAAAGCTTATATTGAAAACAATTTAAAATTTGATTTATATGATGGCACTCATTAA